A portion of the Babylonia areolata isolate BAREFJ2019XMU chromosome 16, ASM4173473v1, whole genome shotgun sequence genome contains these proteins:
- the LOC143290984 gene encoding uncharacterized protein LOC143290984: protein MEPSENVKKHTQKDAPLAEAGRVLSPDGPAGRRMKEFHGEEVMMATASTTSTASTTSTSSTASTTSTASTTSTASQVENRDGEEGEEDCRPSAAVEAPAHVTKGMENGTVSAHVTKGLENGTVSAHVTEGMENGTVSAHVTTGMENGTVSAHVTTGMENGTVSAHVTTGMENGTVSAGRQHEGVGNTTRAT from the exons ATGGAGCCATCGGAAAAcgtcaagaaacacacacag AAAGACGCTCCGCTGGCGGAAGCAGGCAGAGTTCTGTCCCCTGATGGGCCAGcaggaagaagaatgaaggagttCCATGGCGAAGAGGTCATGATGGCGACTGCATCCACTACCTCCACTGCCTCCActacctccacttcctccactgcCTCCACTACCTCCACTGCCTCCACTACCTCCACTGCCTCCCAGGTCGAGAATCGTGACggggaggaaggtgaggaag ACTGCCGTCCCTCAGCAGCTGTTGAGGCCCCCGCACACGTCACGAAGGGAATGGAAAATGGCACGGTGTCCGCACACGTCACGAAGGGATTGGAAAATGGCACGGTGTCCGCACACGTCACGGAGGGAATGGAAAATGGCACGGTGTCAGCACATGTCACAACAGGAATGGAAAATGGCACGGTGTCAGCACACGTCACGACAGGAATGGAAAATGGCACGGTGTCAGCACACGTCACGACAGGAATGGAAAATGGCACGGTGTCCGCAGGACGGCAGCACGAAGGAGTCGGGAATACAACCCGTGCCACGTAA